From the genome of Devriesea agamarum, one region includes:
- a CDS encoding GlsB/YeaQ/YmgE family stress response membrane protein, with translation MWSFISWIIVGLIAGAIAKAIMPGKQGGGIIATIILGVVGALVGGFLGGLFTDGGIGKIFANPWSLGTLFTSVIGALVFLVVYGFLTKRSGS, from the coding sequence ATGTGGAGCTTTATTTCCTGGATCATCGTCGGCCTGATCGCAGGGGCTATTGCCAAGGCGATTATGCCCGGTAAGCAGGGTGGGGGCATCATTGCCACCATCATTCTTGGTGTGGTTGGCGCTCTCGTCGGAGGCTTCCTCGGTGGACTGTTCACGGACGGTGGCATCGGCAAGATCTTCGCGAATCCGTGGAGCCTTGGCACGCTGTTTACGTCTGTTATTGGCGCCTTGGTGTTCCTGGTCGTGTATGGCTTCCTCACGAAGAGGTCTGGCTCCTGA
- a CDS encoding ABC transporter permease — MNKSAVSFPSPTSVPAQRVPHAKVSFWSAAGIVAKREIIIKLTSKSYIISTAIMFLILLAVVVVGPSLISAMSSDNTVAVTSQTQAAAKSLGDEVTVLDVPDDAAARAAVKDGRADAAILPSSTSPTKVKLVGERDVPSSLVQGFSVAPEVQLLDPDAPDPSATLIVGFGFAIVFYMAALVFGIAIANSVVEEKQTRIVEILLATVSARAILTGKVIGNSVMAMAQILLYVVISCAGMFQSGGFISFDRLGVPIAWFVVLFAIGFVMLASLYAAAASLVSRTEDLSTAISPILYLIMIPYFGVIFFSGNPTVMQVLSYIPFAAPVAVPVRIFQQQTSWWESGLSVAILIASTVGVIWFAARVYERSILRMGKRLRWRDALKSS, encoded by the coding sequence ATGAACAAGTCAGCCGTATCGTTCCCGTCACCAACGTCAGTGCCGGCTCAGCGCGTTCCTCATGCGAAGGTATCGTTTTGGAGTGCGGCCGGGATCGTCGCCAAGCGCGAGATCATTATCAAACTGACCTCAAAGTCCTACATCATCAGCACCGCGATTATGTTCCTCATTCTGCTCGCGGTGGTCGTGGTGGGTCCCTCGTTAATTTCAGCTATGAGTTCCGATAACACGGTGGCAGTGACCAGCCAGACGCAAGCGGCTGCGAAGTCACTCGGCGACGAGGTCACAGTGTTGGATGTTCCGGACGACGCCGCCGCTCGAGCCGCGGTTAAAGATGGGCGTGCTGATGCCGCAATCCTGCCCTCGAGCACTTCTCCCACTAAAGTAAAGCTGGTCGGCGAGCGGGATGTGCCATCGTCGCTTGTGCAAGGTTTCTCCGTTGCGCCGGAAGTTCAGCTTCTCGATCCCGATGCACCCGATCCTTCCGCGACCTTAATCGTCGGATTTGGTTTCGCGATCGTGTTTTATATGGCTGCTCTGGTATTCGGAATCGCTATTGCAAATTCTGTGGTGGAGGAAAAGCAGACCCGCATTGTTGAAATCCTGCTCGCGACGGTCTCAGCCCGCGCCATTTTGACGGGCAAAGTCATCGGTAACTCAGTGATGGCGATGGCACAGATTCTGTTGTACGTGGTGATCTCGTGCGCGGGGATGTTCCAAAGCGGAGGCTTTATCAGCTTTGATCGTCTGGGGGTTCCCATCGCATGGTTCGTGGTGCTATTCGCCATCGGTTTCGTAATGCTGGCGTCCCTCTACGCAGCCGCAGCGTCACTAGTTTCGCGTACTGAAGATCTATCGACTGCGATAAGCCCAATTTTATACCTTATCATGATACCGTACTTTGGCGTTATCTTCTTTAGCGGAAACCCCACCGTTATGCAAGTACTGTCATATATTCCATTCGCCGCACCCGTCGCCGTTCCGGTGCGCATATTCCAGCAACAAACGTCATGGTGGGAAAGCGGCCTCTCCGTGGCCATCCTCATTGCCTCGACTGTGGGAGTGATCTGGTTTGCGGCCCGGGTTTACGAACGTTCCATCTTGCGCATGGGTAAGCGCCTGCGTTGGCGAGACGCGTTGAAAAGCAGCTGA
- a CDS encoding ABC transporter ATP-binding protein — MLTVHNLNRSFGSAHVLKDVGFSIRPGLMTGFVGGNGAGKTTTMRIILGVLSADSGTVEVDGAPITADYRAGIGYMPEERGLYPKMKIIDQLIYLAQLHGMDAPTAKARGVDILERLGLGERMKDNLETLSLGNQQRAQIAAALVHDPVALILDEPFSGLDPIAVDTTIEVLRDVAATGAPVLFSSHQLDLVERLCDELVIIANGEIRAHGTRESILNAATIPEWELHTNSDTGWIRGMNVQVTEFDGGYARFSAESPEKAETVLREALNRGTVTKFSPVTRSLHEIFQEVVR, encoded by the coding sequence ATGTTGACCGTACATAATCTGAACCGCAGTTTCGGTTCGGCACACGTCCTCAAAGACGTCGGATTCTCCATTCGCCCCGGTCTCATGACGGGGTTCGTCGGAGGAAATGGCGCAGGGAAAACCACCACCATGCGTATCATTCTCGGGGTTTTAAGCGCTGACTCCGGCACCGTCGAGGTCGACGGCGCGCCCATCACAGCAGACTACCGGGCTGGTATCGGCTACATGCCGGAAGAGCGGGGTCTATACCCCAAAATGAAAATTATTGATCAGCTGATATACCTGGCCCAGTTACATGGGATGGACGCACCCACCGCGAAGGCACGTGGGGTCGACATTCTGGAGCGCCTTGGGCTCGGCGAACGCATGAAAGACAATTTGGAGACGTTGTCCCTAGGTAATCAGCAACGCGCCCAGATCGCGGCAGCCCTGGTGCATGATCCGGTCGCGCTCATTCTCGATGAACCGTTTTCCGGCCTCGATCCCATCGCGGTTGATACCACGATCGAGGTTTTGCGCGATGTCGCCGCTACCGGGGCACCTGTGCTGTTCTCTTCCCATCAGCTCGACCTGGTGGAGCGACTTTGCGACGAACTGGTGATTATTGCCAACGGCGAAATCCGAGCGCATGGCACCCGTGAATCCATTCTTAATGCCGCGACTATCCCCGAGTGGGAACTGCACACTAACTCGGATACCGGATGGATACGAGGGATGAACGTACAGGTCACGGAGTTTGACGGCGGCTATGCGCGGTTTTCCGCTGAGTCCCCCGAAAAAGCCGAGACGGTACTTCGCGAAGCCCTTAACCGAGGCACCGTGACAAAGTTTTCCCCTGTCACACGCTCCCTGCACGAAATCTTCCAGGAAGTTGTCCGATGA
- a CDS encoding ABC-ATPase domain-containing protein encodes MRDHTSLERILSQIDGRGYASYKQLVGTYDLGPFQLAIDHVQVDPFAPPSRMRIIVHPDDAQLPADLTTDRLGQRAVADVLTRRFVDATHRFTPKPSGTGNSGLVSIGQVGQQILERTSVIVARDRIEARVDVGLPAAGRRVRGREAYKLLVSVLPRIADASLVYANLDLQALSDHVTLLRDQEWLRSQLRGRGLIAFVGDGAILPRRSGNSDLPLARDAAVEWHSPDTLRVDFQLPSGRSISGMGIPEGVTVIVGGGYHGKSTLLRAIERGVYPHIGGDGREWVITRADAVSIRAEDGRAVTGVDISALITNLPSGTDTRSFSTTNASGSTSQAANLVEAIEAGASALLIDEDTSATNFMIRDERMRALVPSSKEPITPFVDRVRPLFTERSVSTILVAGGSGAFFDVADRVIALDHYAPHDVTQQARLLSAPRDNNTSMTSAVFTDQRTSRIPKPNSFSGSANRKPSKAGEATIQCASETIDLNAVGQLIDPAQTQAIAHSLDRIAEIIDGELSITELVRAVQDRIDREGLDWLSPFQGHPGHLARPRTHELHAAINRYRGLTLKGT; translated from the coding sequence ATGCGTGACCACACAAGCCTTGAACGCATCCTCAGCCAGATTGATGGCCGAGGATACGCCTCGTATAAACAACTCGTCGGCACCTACGACTTGGGCCCCTTCCAGCTGGCCATCGACCACGTTCAGGTAGACCCTTTCGCGCCGCCATCTCGTATGCGGATTATCGTTCATCCCGATGATGCACAGTTGCCCGCTGATCTGACCACCGACAGGCTCGGGCAGCGCGCTGTAGCAGATGTCCTCACCCGTCGTTTCGTTGACGCCACCCACCGTTTCACGCCGAAACCATCTGGCACGGGCAATAGCGGGCTGGTCAGTATTGGACAGGTGGGCCAGCAGATCCTTGAGCGTACTAGCGTCATCGTCGCTCGCGATCGCATCGAAGCACGAGTTGATGTGGGGCTACCCGCCGCTGGACGTAGAGTCCGAGGGCGCGAGGCATATAAACTCCTGGTCAGCGTCCTACCAAGGATTGCTGACGCCTCGCTCGTATACGCAAATCTTGACCTTCAAGCCCTATCCGATCACGTGACCCTACTCCGCGATCAGGAGTGGCTGCGCAGCCAACTACGCGGTCGAGGCCTCATTGCATTTGTGGGCGATGGCGCGATTCTCCCGCGACGGTCAGGGAACTCGGATCTCCCTTTGGCACGCGATGCGGCAGTTGAGTGGCACAGCCCGGATACTTTGCGGGTAGATTTTCAACTGCCTAGTGGGCGTTCGATATCGGGCATGGGCATTCCCGAGGGGGTTACCGTCATTGTCGGCGGTGGTTATCACGGCAAATCAACTCTTCTGCGGGCTATTGAACGCGGGGTGTATCCACATATCGGCGGTGACGGTCGAGAGTGGGTTATTACTCGCGCGGACGCAGTGTCCATTAGGGCGGAAGATGGTCGTGCAGTCACCGGTGTCGACATCTCAGCTTTGATTACGAATCTCCCATCGGGTACCGACACTCGGTCATTCAGCACTACGAATGCCAGCGGATCAACCTCACAGGCCGCAAACTTGGTGGAGGCTATTGAGGCTGGCGCGTCTGCGTTACTCATTGACGAAGACACCTCCGCGACGAATTTCATGATCCGCGATGAGCGTATGCGCGCGCTGGTCCCTTCTAGTAAGGAGCCCATTACACCGTTCGTAGATCGCGTTCGCCCGCTTTTTACGGAGCGCAGCGTCTCCACCATTTTGGTGGCGGGAGGATCAGGGGCCTTCTTCGATGTTGCTGACCGGGTGATTGCGCTCGACCACTACGCCCCGCACGATGTCACGCAGCAGGCCCGTCTGCTATCGGCGCCGCGTGACAATAACACCTCGATGACGTCTGCGGTCTTTACTGATCAGCGCACGTCGCGAATTCCAAAGCCAAACTCGTTCTCGGGATCAGCGAACCGGAAACCCTCAAAAGCCGGCGAGGCCACAATCCAGTGTGCCAGTGAGACGATCGATCTGAATGCGGTTGGGCAACTGATTGATCCAGCGCAGACCCAAGCCATTGCGCATTCACTAGATCGGATTGCTGAGATCATCGACGGCGAGTTATCTATCACCGAGCTCGTGCGTGCGGTTCAGGATCGCATTGACCGCGAGGGACTGGACTGGCTATCACCTTTCCAGGGCCATCCTGGACATCTGGCTAGGCCTCGAACGCACGAGCTTCATGCCGCGATCAACCGTTATCGGGGGCTGACGCTTAAGGGGACGTGA
- a CDS encoding response regulator transcription factor produces MTRVLLVDDQPVIRVGFRTILESEPGIDVIGEASNGQDAVDFVANHHVDVVCMDVQMPGMDGIEATRLITAAGGREAVLILTTFDNDDFLFSALNAGASGFLLKTAGADELIHAVLTLANGEALLSPQVTRRVIERSMSSGAHGACALGRDDTRGARALDDGGRAPVRITDHLAPSRADQPSIAQPVFSPHQFSSLPATASTQVNSGGDPGSRPAIGSAQDLLAQLTTRERETLLGIARGLSNSEIAAEMFVGEATVKTHVSNVLMKLGTRDRIHTVIWAYEHGVVGD; encoded by the coding sequence GTGACCCGAGTACTCCTGGTGGATGATCAACCGGTAATCCGGGTCGGGTTCCGCACGATTTTGGAGTCAGAGCCGGGAATTGACGTGATCGGTGAAGCATCTAATGGTCAGGATGCCGTCGATTTCGTAGCGAACCATCACGTGGATGTGGTCTGCATGGACGTGCAGATGCCGGGCATGGACGGCATCGAGGCAACCCGTCTCATTACCGCCGCCGGAGGCAGAGAAGCCGTCCTGATCCTCACCACATTCGATAATGATGACTTTCTCTTTTCTGCCCTCAACGCGGGTGCCAGCGGATTTCTGTTAAAAACTGCGGGGGCCGATGAACTCATTCATGCAGTTCTCACGCTGGCAAACGGCGAGGCCCTGCTCTCCCCGCAGGTCACCCGGCGCGTCATTGAGCGGTCGATGAGTAGCGGCGCACATGGTGCATGCGCCCTGGGCCGTGACGATACACGTGGGGCACGCGCTCTAGACGATGGTGGGAGGGCGCCCGTCCGGATTACGGATCATCTCGCGCCATCACGAGCTGACCAGCCCAGCATCGCTCAGCCAGTCTTCTCGCCGCATCAGTTTTCATCCCTTCCCGCGACAGCATCAACGCAAGTCAACTCTGGCGGTGATCCAGGATCCCGCCCCGCCATCGGCTCGGCTCAGGATCTCCTGGCGCAGCTCACGACCCGCGAGCGTGAAACTCTGCTGGGGATCGCGCGTGGCCTCAGCAATTCAGAAATCGCGGCGGAAATGTTCGTGGGTGAAGCGACCGTCAAAACACATGTCTCGAATGTGCTGATGAAACTGGGGACTCGAGACCGTATCCACACTGTCATCTGGGCCTACGAACACGGAGTGGTGGGGGATTAA